The stretch of DNA TGGCGGGGCCACGGCGTCTGTCTCCGTGGAGCGCTGCAGGGCGCTTTTCGCAAGTCCGTCGGAGTAGGGTGTAGAATCGTAGTGCACAAATGGATGGTATTGTGGTTTGGCGTCAGCGCAAGAATCGGCCCCTGTGAACGTAGACCGGGTTACGCCGGGAGCTATGGCGCGGCCGCTTTGGCGAAAATGGTGGCTCCTGGTGCTGGCCATCGCGGCGGCCAACTTTGTTACCGGCCGGCTTGGGCTCATGCTCGCCCTGCCGCCGGGCTACGCCACGGCAGTGTTTCTCCCGCGGACATTGCCTTGGCTTGCCTGCTCTTGTATGGGGATCGCGTCTGGGTGGGGATCTGGCTCGGGGCATTCTGCGTATACCTGTCCCTCTTGGTCGATCTCGGGGTCGATCTCGGGGAGTCGGGACCGCTCAGGCTCACGGCGATCGCCGCCGCGATCGCGACCGGCTCTTCCGTCCAGGCGGTGTCGGGCGCGTGGCTCGTGCGGCGCTTCGTGGGCTTTCCGCATCCGCTCGACACGGAACGCGCCCTGGTCACGTTTCTCGGCCTCGGCGGACCCCTGAGCTGCGGCATCGCCGCTACGGTCGGGGCGAGCACCTTATGGCTGGCCGGCCTCGTTCCCTAGCCGCGCCGTCTCCGTCCAACCGATCCAGACGTCCCGGCATTCCACCCGCCTCGCGCAGGCGCTGTAGCTCAAGCCCCCGATCCAACCGTAACGCTCGCTTTGCACCAGATAGCGCAACTGCGCCC from Pseudomonadota bacterium encodes:
- a CDS encoding MASE1 domain-containing protein, translating into MACLLLYGDRVWVGIWLGAFCVYLSLLVDLGVDLGESGPLRLTAIAAAIATGSSVQAVSGAWLVRRFVGFPHPLDTERALVTFLGLGGPLSCGIAATVGASTLWLAGLVP